A single Thermoanaerobacterium sp. RBIITD DNA region contains:
- the rsxC gene encoding electron transport complex subunit RsxC: MEARVYTFIGGIHPKYKKELSSSNFIEEYLPKSKVIIPLQQHIGAPCTPLVKINDYVKVGQKLGEANGFVSAPVHSSVSGKVVAIEDRPSPGGKLTKSIVIESDGEFIYDESVKPKEDVNNLKPEEIRDIVREAGIVGMGGATFPTMVKLNPPPDKKIDTVILNGAECEPYLTADHRLMLERAVDIVYGMRVIMKALGVSKGYIGIEDNKVDAINEMNKACKEYDGIEVAVLKTKYPQGSEKHIIKAITGREVPSGKLPADVGVIVDNVGTACAVSDAIKLGKPLIERVVTVTGEGVENPKNLLVKIGTPFKELIEYCGGFKGNPGKVISGGPMMGIAQYSLDVPVIKGTSGILVFPEDILTLKNPKPCIRCAKCVDACPMNLLPLFISAYALKDDFEKCEEYHAVDCIECGSCSYVCPSKRPLVESIRLAKREILKRRKK; this comes from the coding sequence TTGGAAGCTCGAGTATATACATTTATTGGTGGTATACATCCCAAATATAAAAAAGAATTATCAAGCTCAAATTTTATTGAAGAATATTTGCCAAAATCAAAGGTTATTATACCTTTGCAGCAGCATATAGGTGCGCCATGTACTCCATTAGTAAAAATTAATGACTATGTGAAAGTTGGACAAAAGCTAGGTGAAGCAAATGGTTTTGTGTCTGCACCAGTACATTCTAGTGTGTCTGGAAAGGTAGTTGCTATAGAAGATAGACCATCACCTGGAGGTAAATTAACAAAATCAATCGTAATTGAATCAGATGGTGAATTCATTTATGATGAAAGTGTTAAGCCAAAAGAGGATGTAAATAATTTAAAACCTGAAGAAATACGTGATATTGTTAGAGAAGCGGGAATAGTTGGTATGGGCGGTGCTACATTCCCCACAATGGTAAAGTTAAATCCGCCACCAGATAAAAAGATTGATACAGTTATCTTAAATGGTGCTGAATGTGAGCCGTATTTAACTGCTGATCATCGCCTGATGTTAGAACGTGCTGTGGATATTGTATACGGTATGAGAGTAATAATGAAAGCATTAGGTGTTTCGAAAGGCTATATCGGAATTGAAGATAATAAAGTTGATGCCATAAACGAGATGAATAAGGCTTGCAAAGAATATGATGGCATTGAAGTCGCTGTTTTAAAGACGAAGTATCCGCAAGGTTCTGAAAAGCACATAATAAAAGCGATAACAGGAAGAGAAGTACCATCAGGAAAATTACCGGCTGATGTTGGTGTTATAGTCGACAATGTTGGAACAGCTTGTGCTGTATCAGATGCTATAAAGCTTGGCAAACCACTTATTGAAAGAGTCGTAACTGTAACAGGTGAAGGTGTTGAAAATCCCAAAAATCTCCTTGTAAAGATTGGTACACCATTTAAGGAACTTATTGAATACTGTGGTGGTTTTAAAGGAAATCCTGGTAAAGTGATATCTGGTGGACCTATGATGGGAATCGCCCAGTATTCGCTTGACGTACCAGTAATCAAAGGTACATCAGGTATCCTTGTATTTCCTGAGGATATATTGACACTCAAAAATCCAAAACCTTGTATAAGGTGTGCAAAATGTGTTGATGCATGTCCTATGAATCTATTGCCATTATTTATCAGTGCATATGCACTTAAAGATGACTTTGAAAAATGTGAGGAGTACCATGCGGTTGATTGCATAGAATGCGGAAGCTGCTCATACGTATGTCCTTCAAAAAGACCACTTGTGGAGTCTATTAGACTTGCAAAGCGCGAGATTCTAAAAAGGCGCAAAAAGTAG
- a CDS encoding RnfABCDGE type electron transport complex subunit D: MENKLYVTSSPHFRTDDDVQRIMLDVIIALIPALIAGIIFFGLRALFITLTCVVFSVATEAIIQKLTHKEITINDFSAVVTGILLAFNLPVTIQWWIAAIGSIFAIAIVKQIFGGLGYNFMNPALAARAFLLASWPVPMSHFTVDGVASATPLAIMKGIEASGKLPSLWNMFIGAKGGTIGEVSILALLIGAAYLLYRRVITLRIPLSYILTVAVLTWVLGKNGVFTGNPLYHIMAGGLILGAFFMATDYPTSPVTPKGQIIFGIGCGILTSVIRLYGGYPEGVSYSILLMNIATPLIDKFTAPKVFGEVKANGK; the protein is encoded by the coding sequence ATGGAAAATAAACTTTATGTCACGTCATCACCACATTTTAGAACAGATGATGATGTGCAAAGGATAATGCTTGATGTTATCATAGCATTAATTCCTGCGTTAATTGCCGGAATAATTTTTTTCGGATTACGCGCATTATTTATAACACTGACATGTGTTGTATTTTCAGTTGCAACAGAGGCTATAATTCAAAAGCTGACACATAAAGAGATAACAATAAATGATTTTAGCGCAGTTGTTACAGGAATACTTTTGGCATTTAATCTTCCTGTTACTATACAATGGTGGATTGCAGCGATTGGATCAATTTTTGCAATTGCCATTGTAAAACAAATATTTGGCGGACTTGGGTACAATTTTATGAATCCTGCATTGGCTGCAAGGGCATTTTTGCTTGCATCGTGGCCTGTGCCTATGAGCCATTTTACAGTTGATGGTGTAGCAAGTGCAACACCTCTTGCTATTATGAAAGGCATAGAAGCATCAGGGAAATTGCCTTCACTGTGGAATATGTTTATTGGCGCAAAAGGCGGTACAATAGGTGAAGTATCTATTTTAGCCCTATTGATAGGTGCAGCATATCTTCTATACAGAAGAGTCATCACATTAAGGATACCATTAAGCTATATATTGACTGTTGCTGTATTGACGTGGGTACTCGGAAAGAATGGCGTATTTACCGGTAATCCTTTGTACCATATCATGGCTGGCGGATTAATTCTTGGCGCCTTCTTCATGGCGACAGATTACCCGACATCGCCGGTGACACCTAAGGGGCAGATTATCTTTGGCATTGGTTGTGGCATACTTACATCTGTTATTAGGCTATATGGTGGATATCCAGAAGGTGTGTCATATTCGATACTCCTTATGAATATAGCAACACCCCTCATCGATAAATTTACAGCACCAAAAGTTTTCGGGGAGGTAAAAGCAAATGGAAAATAA
- a CDS encoding rubrerythrin family protein, whose translation MREMTKTNLSAAYAGESQAHMKYQIFADVAEKEGKPNIAKLFRAISYAERVHATNHYNTLGEVGDTVANLDKAIAGETFEVEEMYPAYKAVADLQEEKGANKSYNHAWEAEKLHAQMYKDAKEAALKGEDIKISKVYICPVCGYTTIDTVPEKCPVCGVPRERFIEF comes from the coding sequence ATGAGAGAAATGACAAAAACCAATCTAAGTGCAGCGTATGCTGGTGAAAGCCAGGCACATATGAAGTATCAGATATTTGCAGATGTAGCAGAGAAGGAAGGCAAACCAAATATAGCAAAACTTTTTAGAGCTATATCATATGCAGAAAGAGTACATGCAACAAATCATTATAATACGCTTGGTGAAGTTGGAGATACAGTAGCAAACCTTGATAAAGCAATAGCTGGTGAGACATTTGAAGTAGAAGAAATGTATCCGGCATATAAAGCAGTAGCAGATTTACAGGAAGAAAAAGGCGCAAATAAGAGCTATAATCATGCATGGGAAGCAGAAAAATTACATGCACAAATGTACAAAGATGCAAAGGAAGCAGCTTTAAAGGGTGAAGATATAAAGATTTCAAAAGTATACATTTGTCCTGTTTGCGGTTATACTACGATTGACACAGTACCGGAGAAATGCCCGGTTTGTGGTGTACCAAGAGAAAGATTCATAGAATTCTAA
- a CDS encoding RnfABCDGE type electron transport complex subunit G, producing MENKNDILKTGITLLLITGIAAIVLGFFNYITEKPIAKQKENTNMEAMKAVLKADQYTKIDLSKYNFKFDTSGDPKLSPDPKLIEEINEGKSGGNVSGYVIKVAPQGFSGPVEEMIGIDKEGKITGITIVNQSETPGLGAKSIDPNWNRQYKDKKTDKDLTVVKTAPSQDNQIQAITGATITSKAVTKGVNTAIEAFKVIAGSNR from the coding sequence ATGGAAAATAAAAATGATATCTTGAAGACCGGAATAACCCTTTTATTGATTACAGGCATTGCTGCAATAGTACTTGGATTCTTTAACTATATAACAGAAAAGCCTATAGCAAAGCAGAAAGAAAATACAAATATGGAAGCAATGAAAGCAGTGCTTAAAGCTGATCAATATACGAAAATTGATTTAAGTAAATACAATTTTAAATTTGATACTTCTGGTGATCCTAAATTATCGCCAGATCCAAAGTTAATAGAAGAAATAAATGAAGGAAAATCCGGCGGCAATGTCTCAGGATATGTTATTAAAGTTGCACCGCAAGGATTTAGTGGACCTGTAGAAGAGATGATTGGTATAGATAAAGAGGGGAAAATTACAGGTATAACGATAGTAAATCAGTCAGAGACACCTGGACTCGGAGCAAAATCAATTGATCCAAATTGGAATAGACAATACAAAGATAAAAAAACAGATAAAGATTTGACAGTCGTAAAAACAGCTCCAAGTCAGGATAATCAGATACAGGCAATAACAGGTGCTACAATAACATCAAAGGCTGTAACAAAGGGTGTTAATACAGCTATTGAAGCATTTAAAGTTATTGCAGGATCGAATAGGTGA
- a CDS encoding peroxiredoxin translates to MSLVGKKAPDFKLDSTKGQISLSDYKGKWVVLFFYPLDFSSVCSTEIPEFNKRKADFDKLNAEILGINTDSIYSHKAWIDSLGGIDYPLISDYNKEVTKQYGILMEDAGIALRAAFIINPDGVVDYEVVHEPVIGRNADEILRVLNALQTGHACPVGWKPGDKVLD, encoded by the coding sequence ATGTCATTGGTAGGCAAGAAGGCTCCAGATTTTAAATTAGACAGCACAAAGGGGCAGATATCCTTAAGTGATTATAAAGGTAAATGGGTTGTACTATTCTTTTATCCACTTGACTTCTCATCTGTATGTTCAACGGAAATACCAGAGTTTAATAAAAGAAAAGCTGATTTTGATAAGTTAAATGCAGAGATCTTAGGTATTAATACAGATAGTATATATTCACACAAAGCTTGGATCGATAGCCTTGGTGGCATTGATTACCCTTTAATTTCGGATTATAATAAGGAAGTTACAAAACAATACGGAATTTTAATGGAAGATGCTGGCATTGCGCTAAGAGCAGCATTTATTATCAACCCGGACGGTGTAGTTGATTATGAAGTTGTACATGAGCCAGTAATCGGTAGAAATGCCGATGAAATATTAAGAGTGCTAAATGCACTTCAAACAGGTCATGCTTGTCCTGTAGGTTGGAAACCTGGGGACAAGGTTTTAGACTAA